One Megamonas hypermegale genomic window carries:
- a CDS encoding CYTH domain-containing protein, with protein sequence MKKNQEIEVKLQIKNEIEVEKISAWLKSISNGKLQNIEMKAVYYDTEDGFFNKHRIAYRVRRENNSIVATYKSGNVNKNGIFERVEINKVAKSVEPDITVFADEASIWEIVKTVESVDLKPIVVTDFVRECAVIEWQNSQVEIALDQGTVLGKNNKSPICELELELKDGNENDLLDLKTKLMQRFAIENSVISKYKKGLILAGLS encoded by the coding sequence ATGAAAAAAAATCAAGAAATAGAAGTAAAATTGCAGATAAAAAATGAAATTGAAGTAGAGAAAATATCTGCATGGCTTAAATCAATCTCTAATGGTAAGTTGCAAAATATTGAAATGAAAGCTGTTTATTATGACACAGAAGATGGTTTTTTCAATAAACATAGGATAGCTTATCGTGTTCGTAGAGAAAACAATAGTATTGTAGCAACGTACAAAAGCGGAAACGTGAATAAAAATGGCATTTTTGAACGAGTAGAAATTAATAAAGTGGCAAAAAGTGTAGAGCCAGATATTACAGTGTTTGCAGATGAAGCATCAATTTGGGAAATTGTTAAAACGGTCGAAAGTGTTGATTTAAAGCCTATTGTAGTCACTGACTTTGTGAGAGAATGCGCAGTGATTGAATGGCAAAATTCACAAGTTGAAATAGCTTTGGACCAAGGCACTGTTTTGGGAAAAAATAATAAAAGTCCTATTTGTGAGCTGGAATTGGAATTAAAAGATGGCAATGAGAATGACTTGTTAGATTTAAAAACAAAGTTAATGCAAAGATTTGCTATAGAAAATTCTGTTATCAGTAAGTACAAGAAAGGTTTGATTTTAGCGGGGTTATCGTAA
- a CDS encoding glucose-1-phosphate adenylyltransferase, with translation MRKTECVAMILAGGQGSRLGALTKNIAKPAVPFGGKYRIIDFPLSNCSNSGIETVGVLTQYRPLELHTYLSTGEAWNLDRKNGGVYILPPYARDKGADWYRGTADAIYQNINFVNKFNPKYVLILSGDHIYTMDYSWMIEEHKMKKAQATIGVIKVPMKEASRFGIMSTDKTGRITKFAEKPAQPESNLASMGIYVFDWDFLREYLEEDAKKENTSHDFGKDIIPKMLADNARLYSYAFEGYWKDVGTIDSLWEANMDLLKDKQPFDMNGKWKIYSVDMAMPPHYVGPKAKVKNSLVSEGAMICGEVRNSVIFPGVRIAKGAKVVNSVIMPFAKIEADAVVEKAIVAQNSKIETNAHVGSDDGSIVVIPEGETVRAVTVAEAKDNVNVG, from the coding sequence ATGAGAAAAACAGAATGCGTAGCTATGATATTAGCTGGCGGACAGGGAAGCAGACTTGGTGCTTTAACAAAAAATATAGCTAAACCGGCTGTTCCTTTTGGTGGAAAATATCGTATTATCGATTTTCCACTTAGCAATTGTTCTAATTCCGGAATAGAAACAGTAGGTGTGCTTACTCAGTATCGTCCTTTAGAGCTGCATACATACTTGTCTACAGGTGAAGCGTGGAATTTAGACCGTAAAAATGGCGGTGTATATATTCTTCCTCCATATGCACGTGATAAAGGTGCTGACTGGTATAGAGGTACAGCTGATGCAATTTACCAGAATATTAATTTCGTAAATAAATTTAATCCTAAATATGTATTGATTTTATCTGGTGACCATATTTATACTATGGACTATTCTTGGATGATTGAAGAACACAAAATGAAAAAAGCACAGGCTACTATCGGTGTTATTAAAGTTCCAATGAAAGAAGCTTCTCGCTTTGGTATCATGAGCACAGATAAAACTGGCAGAATTACTAAATTTGCTGAAAAACCAGCACAACCAGAAAGTAATCTTGCTTCCATGGGTATTTATGTATTCGATTGGGATTTCTTACGTGAATATCTGGAAGAAGATGCTAAAAAAGAAAATACAAGCCATGACTTTGGTAAAGATATTATTCCAAAAATGCTTGCAGATAATGCTAGACTTTATTCTTATGCATTTGAAGGTTATTGGAAAGACGTTGGAACAATCGATAGCCTTTGGGAAGCTAATATGGACCTTTTAAAAGACAAACAGCCGTTTGATATGAATGGTAAATGGAAAATCTATTCTGTAGATATGGCTATGCCACCTCATTATGTAGGTCCAAAAGCTAAAGTTAAAAATAGCTTAGTTAGTGAAGGTGCCATGATTTGTGGTGAAGTAAGAAATTCTGTTATATTCCCTGGTGTACGCATTGCTAAAGGTGCAAAAGTTGTTAATTCTGTAATTATGCCATTTGCAAAAATCGAAGCTGATGCTGTAGTAGAAAAAGCTATTGTAGCTCAAAACAGTAAGATTGAAACAAATGCACATGTTGGTTCAGATGACGGCTCAATAGTGGTTATACCTGAAGGCGAAACAGTTAGAGCCGTAACGGTAGCAGAAGCTAAAGACAATGTAAATGTAGGATAA
- the glgD gene encoding glucose-1-phosphate adenylyltransferase subunit GlgD: MKNVLGIMDLNESEAHIRTLTSKRPVATLPIAGRYRLIDFALSSMVNSGIIKIGLMLPAKSRSIVDHLRSGKDWDLARRHDGLFYLPALKEKKDTRNGNLQSFYSYLNFVKKSDQEYVLISGSRFLYNIDFRTVLRFHQNTGADITMIYHVENKETSAPATILKTSENGLVNDIIDSSSTYENAKVFMGIYIMSTKKYEELVSNAYERGGRDFLIDAILRNQDNLNIYAFQHEGYVSEINSTISYYKTNMDLLKPEIWEELFMSDNPIYTRVRDEAPVQYKKQAKAVNSLVANGCVIEGSVENSILFRGVKIGKGVQVKNSVIMQNCDLQEDSLIENVICDKNVVVTDGKWLKGAENYPLIIEKNTVI; the protein is encoded by the coding sequence ATGAAAAATGTTCTTGGTATAATGGACCTTAATGAAAGTGAAGCTCATATTAGAACACTGACAAGCAAAAGACCAGTAGCTACTTTGCCAATTGCAGGTAGATATCGTTTGATTGACTTTGCTTTGTCCAGTATGGTTAATTCAGGCATTATAAAAATCGGTTTGATGTTGCCAGCAAAATCTCGTTCAATCGTGGACCATCTTCGTTCTGGTAAAGATTGGGATTTAGCTCGCCGTCATGATGGTTTATTTTATTTGCCAGCATTAAAAGAAAAGAAAGACACACGTAATGGTAATTTACAATCTTTCTATTCTTATTTGAACTTTGTAAAAAAATCTGACCAGGAATATGTGCTTATTTCTGGTAGTAGATTCCTTTATAATATTGATTTTAGAACAGTATTGCGTTTCCATCAGAATACTGGTGCTGATATCACTATGATTTACCATGTAGAAAATAAAGAAACAAGTGCTCCAGCAACTATTTTAAAAACAAGTGAAAATGGTTTAGTAAATGATATAATCGACAGCTCTAGCACATATGAAAATGCTAAAGTATTCATGGGAATATATATCATGTCTACTAAAAAATATGAAGAACTCGTTTCTAATGCATATGAACGTGGTGGACGCGATTTCTTAATTGATGCGATTTTACGCAATCAGGATAATTTGAATATATACGCTTTCCAACATGAAGGCTATGTATCTGAAATCAATTCTACTATTAGCTATTACAAAACAAATATGGACCTTTTAAAACCAGAAATCTGGGAAGAATTGTTCATGAGTGACAATCCTATTTATACTAGAGTAAGAGATGAAGCTCCTGTTCAATATAAAAAACAAGCTAAAGCAGTGAACTCCTTAGTTGCTAATGGCTGTGTTATTGAAGGCTCTGTAGAAAACAGTATCTTGTTCCGCGGTGTAAAAATCGGTAAAGGTGTACAAGTTAAAAATAGCGTAATCATGCAGAACTGTGATTTACAGGAAGATTCTTTAATCGAAAATGTTATTTGCGATAAGAATGTAGTGGTAACTGATGGTAAATGGCTTAAAGGTGCTGAAAATTATCCATTAATTATTGAAAAAAATACTGTTATTTAA
- a CDS encoding glycogen/starch/alpha-glucan phosphorylase: protein MSVSIINKQIEEKASLQKSFLKTANMLFGKEWDELTKEELYQTLVNTIRQYVSENWIMTNKYYAEHNCKEVYYFSIEFLLGRLLNSNLINLDMKDICKDALADLGIDINELFKQEPDAGLGNGGLGRLAACFIDSMASLGLPGHGCTIRYQYGLFEQKIINNQQVEIPDNWLKNGFAWEYRKADKEVRVNFGGNAYMAEQEDGSLKLVHEGYDTVSAVPYDVPIVGYHNNVVNTLRLWNAEVPKDYASLSGTREQLQERLRQSYRIQAITSCLYPDDSSYEGKLLRLTQEYFFVSAGVQSIVRHYKRRKGALSAFANQVAIHINDTHPAMAIPELMRVLVDVEGMDWEKAWNITKNTIAYTNHTIMPEALETWPIDMFKKLLPRIYMIIEEINARFLDNIRKMYPGDEERVRRVSIIQDGMVHMARLSVVGSHSVNGVAKIHSDILKSYSMKDFNEIYPKKFNNKTNGITHRRWLIAANPELSSLIDEAISDKWRRNPSRLIDLLDFKDDKAFLDKLDEVKKGHKLYLAGHIKRRIGFDIDPNSVYDIQVKRIHSYKRQIMNILHVMYVYNWIKRDPSIKNQMLPRTFMFAGKAAPGYHIAKETIRLINTVASVVNNDKDVNDHIRVVFLPNYSVTLAEKLFPAADVSEQISLAGKEASGTSNMKFMMNGAITLGTLDGANVEICDAVGEENCIIFGLKAEEVMEYYKTGLYSAWTEYNVNPKVHDVVDQLLTGPFVGNGDFHDLHNYLFSSNDEYFVFKDFMSYCAAHSKIKAKYNDHYGWLKSSLINIAHSGQFSSDRTIAEYAKDIWNVHPINLIKE, encoded by the coding sequence GTGAGTGTATCAATTATAAACAAGCAGATTGAGGAAAAAGCAAGTTTACAAAAGTCTTTCTTAAAGACTGCGAACATGTTGTTTGGTAAAGAATGGGATGAATTAACCAAAGAAGAACTTTATCAGACTTTGGTTAACACCATTCGTCAGTATGTCAGTGAAAATTGGATAATGACTAATAAATATTATGCAGAACACAATTGCAAGGAAGTATATTATTTCTCTATAGAATTCTTATTAGGTCGTTTGTTAAATTCCAATTTAATTAATTTGGATATGAAAGATATCTGCAAAGATGCTTTAGCTGACTTGGGTATTGATATTAATGAATTATTTAAACAAGAACCTGATGCTGGTCTTGGTAATGGCGGTCTTGGCAGACTTGCAGCTTGCTTTATTGATTCTATGGCTTCATTGGGTCTTCCAGGCCATGGTTGTACTATCCGTTATCAATATGGCTTGTTCGAACAAAAAATTATAAATAATCAGCAGGTAGAAATTCCAGATAATTGGCTTAAAAATGGTTTTGCTTGGGAATATAGAAAAGCAGACAAAGAAGTTAGAGTAAACTTTGGCGGTAATGCTTACATGGCAGAACAAGAAGATGGTTCTTTGAAACTCGTACATGAAGGTTATGATACAGTTTCAGCTGTTCCATATGATGTGCCAATTGTTGGTTATCATAATAATGTAGTAAATACACTTCGTTTATGGAATGCAGAAGTTCCAAAAGATTATGCATCTTTATCTGGAACAAGAGAACAACTTCAAGAAAGACTTCGTCAGTCTTATCGCATTCAGGCAATCACTTCTTGCTTGTATCCAGACGATAGTTCTTATGAAGGTAAACTCTTACGTTTAACACAGGAATACTTCTTTGTATCTGCTGGTGTTCAGAGTATCGTTCGCCATTATAAACGTCGTAAAGGCGCACTCAGTGCATTTGCAAATCAGGTTGCTATTCATATCAATGATACACATCCTGCTATGGCAATTCCAGAACTCATGCGTGTACTCGTCGATGTTGAAGGTATGGATTGGGAAAAAGCTTGGAATATCACTAAAAATACAATAGCATATACAAACCATACAATTATGCCAGAAGCACTTGAAACATGGCCAATTGATATGTTCAAAAAATTATTACCACGTATTTACATGATTATTGAAGAAATCAATGCACGTTTCTTGGATAATATCAGAAAAATGTATCCTGGTGATGAAGAACGCGTTCGTCGTGTATCCATCATTCAAGATGGCATGGTTCATATGGCTCGTCTTTCTGTAGTAGGTAGCCATAGCGTAAATGGTGTAGCTAAAATTCATTCTGATATCTTAAAATCTTACAGTATGAAAGATTTCAATGAAATTTATCCTAAGAAATTTAACAATAAAACAAATGGTATTACACATCGCCGTTGGCTCATTGCAGCAAACCCAGAACTTTCTTCTTTAATTGATGAAGCTATTTCTGATAAATGGCGTCGAAATCCATCTCGCTTGATTGATTTGTTAGATTTCAAAGATGATAAAGCATTCCTTGATAAATTAGATGAAGTTAAAAAAGGTCATAAACTTTATTTAGCTGGACATATTAAGAGACGTATCGGTTTTGATATTGACCCTAACTCTGTATATGACATTCAAGTTAAACGTATACATTCTTATAAACGTCAGATTATGAACATTCTCCATGTAATGTATGTTTATAATTGGATAAAACGTGACCCATCTATTAAAAATCAAATGCTTCCAAGAACATTTATGTTTGCAGGTAAAGCAGCACCTGGCTATCATATTGCAAAAGAAACAATTCGTTTGATTAATACAGTAGCTAGTGTAGTTAACAACGATAAAGATGTTAACGACCATATTCGTGTAGTATTTTTACCTAACTACAGTGTTACTTTAGCTGAAAAATTATTCCCAGCAGCAGATGTAAGTGAACAGATTTCCCTTGCAGGTAAAGAAGCATCTGGTACATCTAATATGAAATTCATGATGAATGGTGCGATTACACTTGGTACTTTGGATGGAGCAAATGTAGAAATTTGTGATGCTGTAGGCGAAGAAAATTGCATTATCTTTGGTCTTAAAGCTGAAGAAGTTATGGAATACTATAAAACAGGTTTATATTCTGCATGGACTGAATACAATGTAAATCCTAAAGTTCATGACGTTGTAGACCAACTTTTAACTGGTCCATTTGTTGGAAATGGCGATTTCCATGACTTACACAATTATCTCTTTAGCAGTAATGATGAATACTTTGTATTTAAAGATTTCATGTCTTATTGTGCAGCTCATTCCAAAATTAAAGCAAAATATAACGACCATTATGGTTGGTTAAAATCCAGCCTTATTAACATAGCACATTCTGGTCAATTCTCTAGTGATAGAACTATTGCTGAATATGCTAAAGATATTTGGAATGTACATCCTATTAATTTAATAAAAGAATAA